In Macrobrachium rosenbergii isolate ZJJX-2024 chromosome 49, ASM4041242v1, whole genome shotgun sequence, the following are encoded in one genomic region:
- the LOC136832392 gene encoding uncharacterized protein has protein sequence MTSRSPYRIVLSLSLFFMAAMVQADHYGGYHYEQKCKPQVHYATKVEKVPKYITKAEYKVQYEIQTKYQTHYVTKKQEVPEYVTKVETVQEYITQVVPHYVTKTEYEPEYVTVAKPCRKRNYFG, from the exons ATGACGTCACGTTCTCCCTACAGGATTGTCTTGAGCCTTTCACTCTTCTTTATGGCAGCCATGGTGCAGGCAGACCATTATGGTGGCTACCATTATGAG CAAAAATGTAAGCCGCAGGTCCACTACGCCACCAAGGTCGAAAAAGTTCCCAAATACATCACAAAAGCAGAATACAAAGTTCAATATGAGATCCAGACGAAG TACCAGACACATTACGTCACCAAGAAGCAGGAGGTACCAGAATACGTCACCAAAGTGGAGACGGTACAAGAGTACATCACTCAGGTGGTACCACATTACGTCACCAAGACAGAATATGAACCAGAATACGTCACGGTTGCGAAGCCTTGCAGGAAAAGGAATTACTTCGGGTGA